Proteins found in one Zea mays cultivar B73 chromosome 1, Zm-B73-REFERENCE-NAM-5.0, whole genome shotgun sequence genomic segment:
- the LOC100276728 gene encoding uncharacterized protein LOC100276728 has product MKEVVLHVYDVTNSDSEKTNNTILQINRIFKDRIGLGGIFHSAVQVYGEDEWSFGFCESGSGVFSCPIGKNPMYTYRERIVLGETECGIAAVNRILRELSREWPGHSYDLLSRNCNHFCDVLCERLGVPKLPGWVNRFANAGDTAVVVAENTAVKFRQAKTEIVNASRVAYRFMAGLTSKNQASPESPGNNQNRGSPSFQGAWFKNIVSAGAKPSSSGSTRTHFQDADDGTPLQHQSSTEQSTQL; this is encoded by the exons ATGAAGGAGGTGGTGCTCCACGTGTATGACGTGACCAACAGTGACTCCGAGAAGACGAACAACACCATCCTCCAGATCAACCGCATCTTCAAGGACCGCATCGGCCTCGGCGGCATCTTCCACAGCGCCGTCCAG GTCTATGGCGAGGACGAGTGGTCGTTCGGGTTCTGCGAGTCCGGCAGCGGCGTGTTTAGTTGCCCCATAGGCAAGAACCCCATGTACACCTACCGGGAGCGCATCGTCCTCGGGGAGACCGAGTGCGGCATCGCCGCCGTTAACCGGATCCTGCGGGAGCTCAGCCGCGAGTGGCCTGGCCACTCGTACGATCTCCTCTCCAGGAATTGTAACCATTTCTGCGACGTGCTCTGCGAGAGGCTCGGCGTCCCCAAGCTCCCAG GTTGGGTGAATCGCTTTGCCAATGCCGGTGATACTGCTGTGGTTGTTGCTGAGAACACAGCAGTTAAG TTCAGGCAGGCTAAAACAGAAATCGTGAATGCCAGTAGAGTAGCATACAGATTTATGGCAGGCCTGACTTCCAAAAATCAAGCCTCACCTGAGTCTCCGGGTAACAATCAAAACAGAGGCAGCCCTAGTTTCCAGGGAGCTTGGTTCAAGAACATCGTCTCAGCTGGTGCAAAGCCTTCATCGAGTGGATCGACACGCACACATTTTCAGGACGCTGATGATGGAACCCCTTTGCAACATCAAAGTTCAACAGAGCAATCAACACAGTTGTAG